The following nucleotide sequence is from Phycisphaera sp..
ACATGGCTTGCGAGGATGGAGAGCGCGAGGAGATCCTTGGGATTCTGGACGTTCCGGTTCCTGCGGCACCCTGGCCGAGCCCCGCCCGCCCTCACGGATTTGCGATCGAGTTGATGCAACCCGGCGTGCTGGGAATCGGCTTCCAGACGATGGACGATGATGTGCTCGATGGCTCGGACGACGAACCTATCAGGTACGAGGTGCAGCGTCGCATTGCCGATGGGGCTTTCGAGCATTTGCTGAGCTGCGATTCGACGGGATTCCGTGACACGGCCCTGCCCGTGGGAACGCGCCGTGTTGTGTACAGGGTGACGGCCCACCGTGGGCGCCGGATTGGCACCCCGGGATATGCACGGGTGGATTTCTTTCCCGAGGCCAACGGGGCGAGCCTCGTTGAAAACCCATCGCTATCGGCCTGAAGGTTCGGTCTTGGGTGTGTTGGTTTGGCCAATCGGCGTGGAGCGCAGAACAAATGCCCGACTACGCAAGATTGCGTGGTCGGGCATTTTGATGGCTTGCGGTCGTGGGGCTACTGGGGCAGCATCTGCTTGACGACCTTCTCGACGCGTTGGCGGATGTGGGGCATGGCCTCGGCTTCTTTCATGTTCATCTGGTTGGCCCAGGCGCTGAGGCGGACGCCGTGGGGGAAGTAGTTGCTGGTGCGTGTGGTGGTGGCGGTGCTTGAGGAGCTCGAGCTTGTGCCGCCGCCGTCGCCCATGCGGCTGCTACCGACGCCGGCGGTGGTGGTGCCGGCGCTGTCGCTCTCTGCGAGGAGTTGGAACTCGATGGGCTGGTCCTTGTGTTCTTCGAGGACGAAGTCGGTGATCATGGCCCATTCGCGGACCTTGGAGGCGTTGGTCATGCCCAAGCCAACGAGGCCGCCGGCGCCCGCGCCCGCGGCGGCACCGTAGCCCCAGTTGTCGGTGGCGTCGGCGACGAGGACGCCGGTGCCGATGCCGACGGCGGCGCCGCTGACCCAGCCCATGGTGCGAGCGATCTTCTCGCCGCCGGTCTCGGGTTCGACCTCGCCGAAGAAGCGGGTGCGGGCGCGGAGGCGGTAGGTTGCTTCTTGGGGGTTGCTGACGAGCTGCCAGCCCTGGGCGGTGGCTGCGTCTCGGAGGAGGTCGGTGAGGTCGATGTCGGCGTCGGAGATGTTCTGGTAAGAGATGTAGATGGTCTTGTTATCAGGCGCGGGAGGCTCGAGTTGGGGCGGGGGCACGACCCAGACGGTGCCGTGCTGGGCGCTGGCGTACTTGTTGGCGGTGAGGCGGCCCATGCCACGGGCGGCGGCGGTGCAGCCGCTGAGGGTGGTGAGGCCGATCAGGCCGGCGATCATGGCCGAAGCCAGGAGCTTGTTTTGAATCCCGTCACGCATCTCGGACTCCTTGTCTGTTCCTCTATTGCCGGGGCGTTGGAGACGCCCCGGCCATCATCGTTCGAGGGTATCCCTTGGGCGGGGAATGCTCTATCTCCATCTGGAGGTTGTTGGTGGCTCGGGGCAGGCCTCGCGGGGTTCGTTGGTTGGTTTTCCTATTCTTGTGGTTCTGGGGTCTTCTTCATTGAGAGGCGTGCGTGGGTGAACGGGCCGGAAAACGTGGAGCGATTCGGCCGATGGGGTTGGTGACCAACGCGGTGTATCTGGGCGTGGCCGGGGTGACGGCGCCGTGGTGGGCGCGGAAGGCTCGCGGGGGGTGGGCCGAGCGGTTTGGGCGGGTGGAGCCGGTGGCTGGTGGGGATGATCTGCCGCGGGTGATGCTGCACACGGTGTCGGTGGGGGAGACCAATGCGATCCGGGCGTTGGTGCCGTTGTTGGTTCCGCATGCGCGGGTGGTGGTGACGGCGACGACGGATACCGGGTTGGCGCGGGCGAAGGAGCTGTATGGCGAGACCTGTGAGGTCCGGCGGTATCCGCTGGACGCGACGTTTGCGGTGCGGCGGTTTCTGGATGCGGTGCGGCCGGACGTGGTGGGGCTGGCGGAGCTGGAGCTGTGGCCGAACTTCGTGGCGGCGTGCGGGGCGCGTGGGGTGCCCGTTGCGGTGATCAACGGGCGGATTAGTGAGCGGTCGTTTGGGGGGTACAAGAAGCTGCGGCCGTTGTTGAGGGGGGCGTTTGGGTCGCTGGCGGCGGTGGGGGCGCAGGACAGGGCGTATGCGGATCGGTTCGTGGCGATGGGAGTGGCGGCGGATCGGGTGGAGGTGACGGGGTCGTTGAAGTGGGATTCGGCTCCGGATCCGCATCCCGATGGTGTGTCGCCGGGGGCTGTGGCGTTGGCCAAGGCGCTCGGGGTGGATCGGTCTCGGCCGGTGCTGGTGGCGGGGAGCACTGGGCCAGGTGAGGAGGCGTTGCTGCACGGGGCGTGCCCGGAGGGCGTGCAGTTGGTGTGTGCGCCGCGGAAGCCCGAGCGGTTTGATGAGGCGGCGGCGGCGCTCTCGGCTGGGGGGCGGGGGTGCGTGCGGCGGTCGGTTGGGGTGGCTGGGCAGGAGTCTGGTGGGGGGGATCGATTCCTGCTCGACACGCTGGGTGAGCTTGGGGCGGCGTATGAGCTGGCCGACGTGGTGGTGGTGGGGCGGAGCTTTGGGCCGGTGGATGGGCCGGTGCAGGGGAGCGACCCGATGGAGCCGGCGGCTCTGGGCAAGCCGGTGGTGACCGGGCCGGCCCACGCGAACTTTGCGACGGTGGTGGGGGTGCTGGCCCGGGCGGGGGCGTGCCGGGTGGTTGGGGCGGAAGGTTTGGGGGGGGTGATCCAGTCTTTGTTCGGTGATGCGGAGGCCCCGGGGGTGATGGCCGGTGCGGCGCTGGCGTGCGTGGAAGAGCATCGTGGGGCGAGTGCCCGGCAGGCCGAGATGTTGCTTGCGCTGGCGGGCGATCGGATGGTCGGGGGTTGATGCTTTGGCCACTTCGCCGGGGGTGGCGGCTACACTAAGGACGGTTTGAGCAACAGCGCGACCCGAATGGTCGTATGCCTTTGTGGGAGCAATGCGTTGGCGGCCTGCTGACGCCGACGCTGCCTGGGCAGCCCCGTCCGGGAGAGCGCTCCACAAGGCCCGAGGGCCCGCGTCCCTTGCGGCCACTCCGTATGCGGCAGCGCCGCCGCGTACGGCCCACCGACCCACCCGCACACCCCGCCCAGAGCGAGCCGGGGTCAGCCCGCACCGAAGCATCCGTAGCACCTGCCGCACGCTTCATAGCGCCGCCGATGGAGATTCCAATGCCCACCAGCCGTCACACGAGCGCCCCCATCAGCCGCCTGACCGACCTGTTCCGTCGCGCGGGAGCCGCCCGATCGGCGGGTACCCCGTCGCCGGCGATGGTCGAGACCCTCGAGCCTCGCGTGCTGCTTTCGGCGGTGGTCGAGTTGCCCGAAGGCATCGAGGTCCGCCCCTGGAAGGGCGGTGAGGTCGCGGCTGTCGAGGATTCGTGGATCGCGACCTTCGATCGCTCGGTCACGAAGGAGACGCTGACGGCCGAATTCAGCAAGGTGATCGGCGAACTTGGCATCGCGATTGATGGCTACATGTTCCGCGGCAGCCGGTTCATCGAGTTCCTGACGCCCGATCCGCTCAATGAGCGTGCGATCGACTGGGTGCGGGACCGGATGGGCAATCTGGTGAACATCGAGCCCAACGTGGCCTACCAACCCACGCGCGTGGCCAACGACGAGTTGAACGGAGGTGCCTGGTGGGTGGACAACGTGGGCCAGCCCATCCCAGGCCAGCCGCAGGGCACGGTGGGCGCTGATATCAGCCTCGAGGAGGCGTGGGAGACGACGACCGGTTCGAGCGGTGTGGTCATCGCCGTGGTCGATACGGGCGTGGAGTGGTACCACGAGGACCTGGCCGACAACATCTGGTCGAACGCCGGCGAGATTCCGGGTAACGGCATCGACGACGACGGCAACGGATTCGTGGATGACATCCGCGGTTGGGACTTTGGCACGGCGACGTTTGGCCCTGGGGGCACCGGCCAGTTCGGTGGTGACAACGATCCGGACGATACGGCCATGGGCGGCGGCCACGGTACCGCCGTTGCGGGCACTATTGGTGCCGTTGGCAACAACGGCATCGGCATCGCGGGTGTGAACTGGGACGTTTCGATCCTGCCGATCAAGATCGCCGAGGAGGGTGGCTCGCTCGTTGGTGGCGCCATCATCGCTGGGCACAACTATCT
It contains:
- a CDS encoding complement resistance protein TraT, with the protein product MRDGIQNKLLASAMIAGLIGLTTLSGCTAAARGMGRLTANKYASAQHGTVWVVPPPQLEPPAPDNKTIYISYQNISDADIDLTDLLRDAATAQGWQLVSNPQEATYRLRARTRFFGEVEPETGGEKIARTMGWVSGAAVGIGTGVLVADATDNWGYGAAAGAGAGGLVGLGMTNASKVREWAMITDFVLEEHKDQPIEFQLLAESDSAGTTTAGVGSSRMGDGGGTSSSSSSTATTTRTSNYFPHGVRLSAWANQMNMKEAEAMPHIRQRVEKVVKQMLPQ